A genomic stretch from Edaphobacter aggregans includes:
- a CDS encoding mechanosensitive ion channel family protein, with amino-acid sequence MDYYQTVINEHFRHPWFFVVFLFCAVIVVANIAHYIIFRFIRRKESEHKIMGWGIQKYLSHPARAIFFITCLRLVLPAIPRIPDNAASVLRQVLAMAVVIALGWFAVSCVYAFQAVTLRRYDLSAPNNLQARRIHTQFQFFRRILIALIVVVTIGALLWTFNDASIWRWGSGLLASAGVASVILATAARSTAANFFAGLQIAFTDPIHVDDVVVIQGEWGRIEEINSAYVVVKIWDLRRLIVPLSFFIENAFQNWTRDSSDILGTAFLYVDYSIPVEALRQQLITIVDTSPLWDRRTCVLQVTNLSERAMEIRCLTSSRNSSDSFDLRCIVREKMTEWIQQNYPNAFPVTRFTALPDSAIDPQRPNRPEALGFASETSRRS; translated from the coding sequence ATGGACTACTACCAGACCGTCATCAACGAACACTTCCGCCACCCGTGGTTCTTCGTCGTTTTCCTCTTCTGCGCCGTCATCGTCGTCGCCAACATCGCACACTACATCATCTTCCGCTTCATCCGCCGCAAAGAATCTGAACACAAGATTATGGGATGGGGCATCCAGAAGTACCTCAGCCATCCTGCGCGCGCCATCTTTTTCATCACATGCCTGCGTCTCGTTCTGCCAGCCATTCCCAGAATCCCCGATAACGCCGCAAGCGTCCTTCGCCAGGTTCTCGCCATGGCGGTCGTCATTGCACTCGGATGGTTCGCAGTCAGTTGTGTCTACGCCTTCCAGGCCGTAACGCTCCGCCGTTATGATCTCAGCGCCCCCAACAATCTGCAGGCGCGCCGTATCCATACCCAGTTCCAGTTCTTCCGCCGCATTCTCATCGCCTTGATCGTCGTCGTTACGATCGGCGCTCTCCTCTGGACCTTCAACGACGCTAGTATCTGGCGTTGGGGTTCCGGTCTTCTTGCCTCCGCCGGCGTAGCTTCCGTTATCCTAGCCACCGCAGCCCGCTCCACCGCAGCCAACTTCTTCGCTGGCCTCCAGATCGCTTTCACCGATCCCATTCACGTCGATGACGTTGTCGTCATCCAGGGCGAGTGGGGTCGCATCGAAGAGATCAACTCTGCCTACGTCGTCGTCAAGATCTGGGATCTCCGCCGCCTCATCGTCCCCTTGAGCTTCTTCATCGAAAACGCCTTCCAGAACTGGACACGCGACTCCTCCGACATCCTGGGCACAGCCTTCCTCTATGTCGATTACTCCATCCCCGTGGAAGCCCTACGCCAGCAACTGATCACCATCGTCGACACCTCGCCGCTCTGGGACCGACGAACCTGCGTCCTTCAGGTCACCAACCTCAGCGAACGCGCGATGGAGATCCGCTGCCTCACAAGCTCCCGCAACTCCAGCGACAGCTTCGACCTCCGTTGCATCGTCCGCGAAAAGATGACCGAATGGATCCAGCAAAACTACCCCAACGCCTTCCCCGTCACGCGCTTTACCGCGTTGCCTGATAGCGCCATCGATCCGCAACGTCCCAACCGGCCGGAAGCCCTCGGTTTCGCCTCCGAAACGTCTCGTCGCAGCTAA
- a CDS encoding VOC family protein — MLCKCPVVAFIPTRDAAKARIFYEDVLGLSFVNDDAFAIVMDANGTMIRIVRVGEFTPMPFTILGFQVENIDQAVTELTGKGLVFARYAYFEQSGEGIWTAPNGARVAWFLDPDGNTLSISQH; from the coding sequence ATGCTCTGTAAATGCCCGGTCGTCGCCTTCATTCCCACAAGGGACGCAGCCAAGGCCCGCATCTTTTACGAAGACGTTCTCGGTCTTAGCTTCGTAAACGACGACGCCTTCGCCATCGTCATGGACGCCAACGGTACGATGATCCGCATCGTTCGTGTCGGCGAGTTTACCCCTATGCCCTTCACCATCCTTGGCTTCCAGGTAGAAAACATCGACCAGGCGGTAACCGAGCTCACCGGCAAAGGACTCGTGTTCGCCCGATATGCCTACTTCGAACAAAGCGGCGAAGGAATCTGGACAGCACCGAACGGCGCAAGGGTCGCCTGGTTCCTCGATCCTGACGGCAACACGCTTTCGATCTCGCAGCACTAG